A portion of the Oncorhynchus masou masou isolate Uvic2021 chromosome 11, UVic_Omas_1.1, whole genome shotgun sequence genome contains these proteins:
- the LOC135547824 gene encoding profilin-2-like — MALPSLQHYVDRLMFEGQCADCALVNVSTRRVMAATPGGSLEHLTRREIRRILARKREAIQTQGVSLGGLRCALVRDNMVTPGERSMDLRTKHRPSRGVAVRRTRHLLLVLLGNRGISSGFLNHKAYQMAAGLRNAGSSQLA, encoded by the coding sequence ATGGCATTGCCCAGCTTGCAGCACTATGTGGACAGGTTGATGTTTGAGGGCCAGTGTGCAGACTGTGCGTTGGTGAACGTCAGTACCCGCAGGGTGATGGCGGCCACTCCAGGGGGATCACTGGAACATCTGACCCGGCGTGAGATTAGGAGGATACTGGCCAGGAAGAGAGAGGCCATCCAGACCCAGGGAGTGAGCCTGGGGGGGCTGCGCTGTGCCCTGGTGAGGGACAACATGGTCACCCCAGGGGAGAGGTCAATGGACCTGCGCACCAAGCACAGGCCCAGCCGGGGTGTGGCTGTGCGCCGGACACGCCATCTCCTCCTGGTGCTCCTCGGCAACAGGGGGATCAGCAGCGGATTCCTCAATCACAAGGCCTATCAGATGGCTGCAGGCCTTCGCAACGCAGGATCATCACAACTTGCTTGA